One segment of Brassica napus cultivar Da-Ae chromosome C3, Da-Ae, whole genome shotgun sequence DNA contains the following:
- the LOC106422781 gene encoding BTB/POZ and TAZ domain-containing protein 1, with protein MAITATENDGVSLTTDKISYDLVETDIEIITSGRRRIPAHSGVLAAASPVLANIIEKPRKSHGGSSKRVIKIVGVPCDAVSVFIRFLYSPSLTEKEMESYGIHLLALSHVYMVTHLKQRCTKGVGERVTVENVVDVLQLARLCDAPGLCLKCMRLIHSKFKTVEQTEGWKFLQEHDPFLELDILQFIDDAESRKKRRRRHRREQNLYMQLSEAMECIEHICTEGCTLVGPSSNLDSNMLKPGPCSAFSTCYGLQLLIRHFAVCKKRVVGKGCIRCKRMIQLLRLHSSICDQSESCRVPLCRQFKQRGEKDKKMVEDTKWNVLVRRVASAKAMSSLSQSKKKKSEVLLKEEAEDFIRIRKTKGF; from the exons ATGGCAATAACCGCTACTGAAAACGACGGCGTTTCATTAACCACCGACAAGATTTCGTATGATCTTGTGGAAACTGATATTGAGATCATCACTTCCGGTCGCCGTCGTATCCCAGCACACTCCGGTGTCCTG GCTGCCGCGTCGCCGGTACTAGCGAACATCATCGAGAAGCCGAGGAAAAGCCACGGCGGATCATCGAAGAGAGTCATCAAGATTGTCGGCGTTCCATGCGACGCCGTTTCTGTCTTCATCAGATTCCTCTATTCTCCCAG TTTgacggagaaggagatggaaagttACGGAATCCATCTACTGGCTCTATCACACGTCTACATGGTGACTCACTTAAAGCAAAGGTGTACGAAAGGCGTCGGCGAGAGAGTGACGGTTGAGAACGTGGTCGATGTTCTCCAGCTAGCTCGGCTTTGCGACGCACCTGGCCTCTGTCTCAAGTGTATGCGTTTGATCCACTCCAAGTTCAAGACCGTTGAACAGACCGAAGGATGGAAGTTTCTTCAAGAACACGATCCTTTTCTTGAACTCGACATTCTCCAATTCATTGACGACGCTGAATCG AGGAAGAAACGAAGACGGAGACACAGAAGAGAACAGAATCTTTATATGCAATTGAGTGAAGCCATGGAATGTATAGAACACATATGTACCGAAGGTTGCACGTTGGTCGGACCATCGTCCAACTTAGACAGCAACATGTTAAAACCCGGTCCATGCAGTGCGTTCTCGACTTGTTACGGACTACAACTTCTGATACGTCACTTTGCAGTTTGCAAGAAACGAGTCGTTGGCAAAGGTTGTATTCGTTGCAAGAGAATGATTCAACTCCTTAGACTTCATTCTTCAATCTGCGACCAATCTGAGTCTTGCCGTGTCCCACTTTGCAG GCAATTTAAGCAAAGAGGAGAAAAGGACAAGAAAATGGTTGAGGACACGAAGTGGAATGTTCTGGTGAGAAGAGTTGCATCTGCTAAAGCTATGTCTTCCTTGTCtcaatcgaagaagaagaaaagtgaaGTGTTATtaaaagaagaagcagaagattTCATCAGAATCAGGAAGACGAAGGGTTTTtga
- the LOC111204066 gene encoding BRAP2 RING ZnF UBP domain-containing protein 1-like, with protein sequence MRIAVTVYRPSLNHRFSRIPACVISETMFVLRVHSVDSEQPISIEDEESGFSFAPSRRSQRPDKLVPSLKLTERKGLIHLYRNSSHSSLPNPSSRSTTLFVVAVPNYLSSLDFIRFCDSQIEHVSQILFIRNDAMEDRYSVLITLSDQAGADGFHKNLNGRKYAPSEAEVCHILYVLTVEHTEFDELAASSPVGFTELPTCPICLERLDPDTSGILSTLCDHSFQCSCTSKWTYLSCQVCRLCQQQDDIISCSICGKTDNVWACLVCGFLGCGRYKEGHSIRHWKETHHCYSLDLRTQQIWDYVGDNYVHRLNHSKIDGKSVEMNSRCLSHEGDCGLCECSEDTGISGAIFNSKVDSIVTEYNDLLASQLRAQRQYYESLIVEARSKQESSIAEAVEQTVVKKMQELQNEIEKCEEEKTEITEVNRKLIKEQDTWRKKAKEIEEREAALIGSKDETIVDLEEQIRDIRVFVEAQKTLKNMSSDSDGIREGTVLPVPINQEPVRRQKKKSNRRK encoded by the exons ATGAGAATAGCCGTCACCGTGTATCGCCCGTCATTGAACCACCGCTTCTCGCGAATTCCGGCTTGCGTGATCTCAGAGACGATGTTCGTCCTTAGAGTTCATTCCGTTGACTCGGAGCAGCCAATCTCCATCGAAGACGAAGAATCCGGCTTCAGCTTCGCGCCGTCGAGGAGATCTCAGCGTCCCGATAAGCTCGTTCCATCTCTCAAACTCACCGAACGCAAAGGTCTCATCCATCTCTACCGAAACTCTTCGCACAGCTCCCTCCCAAACCCTAGCTCCCGATCAACCACTCTCTTCGTCGTCGCTGTCCCCAATTACCTCTCCTCCCTCGATTTCATCCGCTTCTGTGATTCCCAAATCGAACATGTTTCTCAGATCCTCTTCATCAG GAACGATGCAATGGAAGATCGGTATAGTGTTTTGATCACACTTTCGGATCAAGCGGGAGCAGATGGGTTCCACAAGAACTTGAATGGGAGAAAGTATGCTCCTTCTGAG GCTGAGGTTTGCCATATTCTCTATGTACTTACGGTGGAACACACTGAGTTCGATGAGCTTGCTGCTTCTTCACCTGTTGGATTCACCGAGTTGCCTACTTGCCCAATATGTCTTG AGCGATTAGATCCTGATACTAGTGGCATCCTCAGCACTCTTTGTGATCACTCGTTTCAGTGTTCATGCACTTCGAAATGGACTTATCTCTCCTGTCAG GTTTGTCGATTATGTCAACAACAAGATGATATAATAAGCTGTTCTATTTGCGGAAAAACAGACAATGTATGGGCGTGCCTTGTCTGTGGCTTCTTAGGTTGTGGAAG ATACAAGGAAGGACACTCTATCAGGCATTGGAAAGAAACGCATCATTGCTATTCTCTTGATTTGCGAACACAGCAAATCTGGGACTATGTTGGTGACAACTATGTTCATCGCTTAAACCATTCAAAAATAGATGGAAAGTCGGTAGAGATGAACAGCCGCTGTCTGTCACACGAAGGGGATTGTGGTCTTTGCGAGTGTAGTGAGGATACAGGGATTAGCGGTGCCATCTTCAACAGCAAAGTCGATTCA ATTGTGACCGAGTATAATGACCTCCTTGCAAGTCAGCTGAGGGCACAGCGACAG TACTATGAATCTCTCATTGTTGAGGCGAGAAGCAAGCAGGAAAGTAGTATTGCCGAAGCAGTTGAGCAGACTGTTGTTAAAAAGATGCAGGAGCTTCAGAATGAGATTGAAAAATGTGAAGAGGAAAAAACTGAAATCACTGAG GTTAACAGAAAGCTTATAAAAGAGCAGGATACTTGGCGGAAGAAGGCCAAGGAAATAGAAGAGAG GGAAGCTGCGTTGATAGGATCAAAAGACGAGACTATAGTTGATCTTGAAGAACAG ATAAGAGATATAAGGGTGTTTGTTGAAGCCCAGAAAACGTTAAAGAATATGTCATCAGATTCGGATGGTATACGTGAAGGAACCGTCTTACCAGTGCCTATCAACCAGGAGCCAGTTAGAAGGCAGAAGAAGAAGTCCAACCGGAGAAAATAA